CACTTATGGCAAACAAACTACGTGTTTCGAGGTGATTTATTTGATCCGCCAGAGCCAGCGTTTTCTAACTCAGTTATATGCGATTACAGATTTCATCTGTATTCAGCTCGTCTTTTTGTTTTCTTGGTGGCTCAAATTTAATAGTGGTTGGATACCCTTTGATGGTCCTTTGCCTTTTAAGCATTATATGCTGTGGAGTTTTATTTATGGGGCATTAGCTATAGGAATTAGTTATTTTGTTAATTTTTATACACCTAAAAGAAGAAAGCAATTTTCATTTGAGGTTTTTAAAATCGTTCAAGTTCATCTGCTTAGTTTGCTTTTGCTTTTGAGTATTTTATATATTTTCAAAGAAGTCGATGTGTCCCGATCCTATCTGTTTCTGTTTCTTGTAAATAATATATTGGTCATTAGCTTTTACAGGTATATAATCAAGCTTTCTTTAAAGAACATGAGGCAAAAAGGCTATAACAAGCAATATGTATTAATTCTAGGGGCAGGATCATTAGGGCGTAAATTCTATACAAATCTTAAGAAGCATCCGGAATTGGGCTATGAGGTTGTGGGTTTTCTCGACGATTATCAGGAGAAGCACGATGCTTCATACTCTCACTACAAGCCGATTATCGGGAAGATTGATGAACTGCAAACAATTCTAAACAAGCTTATTGTTGATGAAGTCATCATTGCTCTGCCTCTAGATGCACACAGGAAGTTTGGAACGATTATTAACGTATGTGAGAAAGCCGGCGTCAAAGCATTAATTATTCCCGATTTCTATGATTTTCTTCCCTCTCGTCCATTCTTTGATAATTTTGCAGATATGCCTTTAATTAATGTGAGAGACATACCTCTTGATGAACTGAGAAACAGGCTGTTGAAGAGAGCATTCGATATTGTTTTTTCTTCAATCGCGATATTCATTACATCACCTGTTATGGCCTTCATCTACATCGGTATCAAAATCACCTCACCAGGCCCCGTTATCTTCAAACAAGAACGCGTAGGTCTGAACCGCAGGCGGTTCATGATGTATAAGTTCCGAAGTATGAAGATCATGCCGGAGGGGGCGTCGGATACCCAGTGGACGGTCGAGAACGACCCGCGGCGGACGAAGTTTGGAGCCTTTTTACGCAAGACCAGCTTGGATGAGCTGCCTCAGTTCTTTAATGTTCTATTCGGACATATGAGTGTTGTAGGACCTAGGCCCGAGCGTCCATATTTCGTTGAACAGTTCAAGGAAGAAATACCGAAGTATATGGTTAAACATCATATTAGACCTGGTATTACCGGATTAGCTCAAAGCAACGGATTAAGAGGCGATACGTCCATCGAAGAACGCATTAAGCACGACATTTTCTATATTGAGAATTGGACTTTTTTGTTTGATATCAAAATCATCTGGAAAACCATTGTCAACGGCTTCATCAATAAAAATGCATATTAAATTTGCTTCGACAGCATATTTCGTGGGCATCCTTCCCATACTGGTGTATATACTGGTACGGGGAGGTTTTTTTATGATCGATCATGAAGATGCTTACCAAGAAGAGCACCTGTCCATTGGACGAGGCTTGATCGTCGGTGTGGTTTGCGGCTCCCTCATATGGGCTGCTATTATTGGCGGGATCGTGTACATGTGGTAATTTAGGATCATCAACATACAAAGAAGCTGCTTGGCTTTTGAAGCCGGAGCAGCTTTTTGCCTGTTTGCAGGAGCAGAAAAGTAATCTGGAGTGGACTATACTGGATCGGACAGGAGTGCACTTGTAACCGTCAAGTCCATTTGAGCATTTTTCGATAAATAAGTTTGAACAGTTTTAGCTGAAAATGGTCTGTCGATGCTTCAACCGATAGCTGTCCCCTTGGAGCTGGATGATTTCACTTTTATGCAGAATTCTGTCCAGGATTGCTGTGGTGATGGCAGGATCGCCTAGTAGCTCTCCCCAATCATCCGGACCCTTATTGGAGGTCAAGATGATCGAGGATTGCCCATATAACTTGTTTATAAACTGAAAGAATAAGTTGGCTTCATAACGGTCCATGGCCATAAACATCAAGTCATCCATGATCACAAGTTGGGATCGGTATAGCCGTTTGAGCTTGGACCCAGAGACCCTTGATATGGTCTCCGTTTTCAATAATTGAATGAGACCGTCCATCGTAATAAAACTGACCCGGTACCCTTTTTTTCAATGCTTCCACGCCAAGACCTATGGCCAAATGGGTTTTTCCCACGCCCGGCGGCCCCAGAAAAATTAGATTGTAGTTTTGCTCGAGCCAAAGTAGCTCTCTTAGTTGGTTAAACTGCCGTCTGCTGAGCGACTGCTGCTCCTCTAGCATGAAGTCGTCGAGCCTCTTAATCTCCGGAAACAGAGCCCAGCGAAACCGTTTGGCGAGTTGCTTTTCTTCGCGGCGGTTCATTTCGTACTGCAGGAGCCATTGCAAGAATTGGCGGCAGGTCCATTCCTTGGAGTCCGCTTCCATTAATGTTTGCTCGATGACCTGAGCCGCTTCCGTTAGATTGAGATTTCGTAGTGCTTGTCTAAGTCTACAGTCACTTCATTCATCGCTGTCCCCCCGTAAGAATGGCCTTGTAGGCGTCGAACTCCCGAATTTGGGGCTTGACTTTACGCTTGGACTGATCTTGATCGCTTAGCAGTTTTAGAGGAGCTTCTGAGGGAATTTCCGGTGGTCTCGGCCTCTTGTAATGCTCCACTGCATCAGCAAAGTCGGTTGCCCGATACAAACGGTGTTTGATACAGTAACCCAAAGCCTTCGTTACAGCATCCGGCTCTGCGGGCTCCAAAGCACGCTGAATGAGCTGTAATTGGTCCCTAATGTACCGGGGCTTACGGTTGTAAATCTCGTTTAGGAAGGGGCTAGCCGCTGTTGGGTCTGGGAATGCTTCCGCTACGGTTTGGATGTAGGCTGCAATGCCCTTCGTTCGATCTCGTTTGTGATTGGTGTTCTGAACGAGTTGTCCATTGCCTGTGGCCAGTGGATGTTCGGCCAATAGTTGCCCGCTGTCCAGATCTCGAATCGCTAGGCGCCCCATTTCCGTAACCTGAATACTCACTTGCTTGTCTGTCCCGTCATAGGTTCCAAGCGGAACTGAATACCGGTTTCCTTCATACCAAATGGTGTTGTCCTTCCGAACGGTCCTTGTTATACTTGGTGGTAGCGAGTTTATTTTTGTGTGGACCGGGCGGAGGTGCTCTTTTTCAAGAGCATAGACTTCGGCCGGTATTTTTTTAGTGGTGTGATGGATCTTGGCATTTCCCGTGCGATGGAGCCAAGCTACACAGTCTTCATTGAGCCTGTCTAGGTTAGCGAAGAGGCGATGCCTTGCGAAGTTTCGCTTTACATACTTGACTACATTTTCGATGCGGCCTTTACTTTCAGGATCTTGTTTCCTGCACATTCGGATTCGAAAATCCCGCTGCTTAACATAACTTGCAAACTCATGCGTGAATAACAAATCTCCATGATTCTCGCTGGTAAGAAGCAGATGGTCCTGGTCGTAAACAATCTCCTGCGGGATCCCACCGAAGAATGCGAACGCTTCCTCATGCATATCCACCACATCCTTCGTAGTAAAGGGACGGTCCAACCACTGTACATATTTATGCCTGGAATGGGACAAGACGAATCCCATGAACCACAACCGCACCAAATTTCCCTGAAGATTCCGGAGCTTTGTTTCCCCGAAGTCTACTTGTAGCTGATAACCCGGAGGAGGATCTTGTACAGCCTCGTATTGTCTGGCTTGCATGACTTTGGGGATGTTGTACTTTTTCCGAAGGTCCCTTACGTAGTTTCGCACTGTTCCCTCTGAAATGTTCTGCACCTGAAACCGTTCCTTGAGCCAGTCGTGAATTTGAGCAGCCGACAGGTCGGGATATTCCCGCAACCATTGTAGAATGGACGATTCATATCCATCTAACTTCTTTTGTCTAGTCTCCAGTTGTTCCAAATATTTACTAAATTCATCTGGATTCATTTCCAAGAACTTGTACACCGTATTTCTGGATACCTCTAGCTTTCGTGCAATTTGTGTGATCTTTAAGCCCTGCTCCTTCATTCCGAGTATGGAGAAGTACATATGCCACCTCTCTAAGCGCCTCATATCTCTTCCTCACCCTAATCTTTATGATCTAAGATGATTTTAATAGGGTGGGGTATGAGATGGAAAGAGTGTTCATTCTTATTTGTTGTTTTCTGTTGACTCCATTTTACCGGTTACAGCACTGCACTGACTCTGACTGACTGACTGCACTGACTGCACTGACTGCACTAGATCACACTAACACAGGCTTACACTAGATCAATCTAGCTCTCTAGATCCACACAGAAAGGTTCAATCCAAAGACTCCTTAACATTATTCTAAATCCCCAAGCTGAATTGCGTTGCGAGCTGTGTGAATGACATTACAGGCCTAAAGCTGCAGCATTAATTAGAGGCAATGTTGTCACAGCCTGCGGCAACAACCCTGTCCCGAACTTTTCCTAGCCAAGCCCCAACTCGTCTGCATAATCGTCCAAGTCCCCTCATATGCATGTACTAATTGACTTTAATTTGAGTTGTGAGGGGATGATGGGATGCGCCGCGTCACATGGATGGTAGCCGTTATGATGTGCTTAGCAGTAGTTCTCGCAGGGTGCGGAATGGGGAAGAAGGATGCAGGCTCGATTGTAAAGGATTTGGATCATGTCATTAGCAAGCAAAGCAGTTATCAGGCGTCTGGGAACATGATCTTACATACGGGTCAACAGCCTCAAGAGTATCAGGTGGAAGTGGCGTATTCGCCGGAGCATTTCTACAGAATTGCTTTGACGAATGCTTCTAAAGATATTACGCAGATTGTGCTTCGGAATGAAGAAGGTGTGTTTGTATTGACGCCTCATCTGAAGAAAAGCTTCCGCTTCCAAAGCGATTGGCCGGAGAATCAAGGTCAGGTGTATTTGTTCCAATCATTGGCGAAGAGCATTATTGCAGATAAGGAGCGCCAGTTCACGACGGAGAATGAAGCGTATGTGTTTGATGTAGCGGCGAATTATCAGAATGAGATGCTGGCCCGCCAAAAGATTTGGCTGGATAAGAAGAATCTAGCACCGCAGCAGGTGCAGGTGTCGGATGCGAATCAGAATGTGATGGTGCAGGTGAATTTCACGAAGTTTGAGTTTGATGCGAAGTTTGATAAGGATTATTTCCAAATGGAGCGCAATATGACGGCTTGGGACGCGCAGACGCTGCCGACAATGGGCGATGTGGCGGTATCAGATGGCGACCAGGATGCATCCGGTAAGTCGGCTATGGATCAAAATCTGACGGCAACCGGCGGGCAGTCTGATCAAGCTTCCGGCCAAGGTGGCAA
This genomic window from Paenibacillus hexagrammi contains:
- a CDS encoding outer membrane lipoprotein-sorting protein; the encoded protein is MRRVTWMVAVMMCLAVVLAGCGMGKKDAGSIVKDLDHVISKQSSYQASGNMILHTGQQPQEYQVEVAYSPEHFYRIALTNASKDITQIVLRNEEGVFVLTPHLKKSFRFQSDWPENQGQVYLFQSLAKSIIADKERQFTTENEAYVFDVAANYQNEMLARQKIWLDKKNLAPQQVQVSDANQNVMVQVNFTKFEFDAKFDKDYFQMERNMTAWDAQTLPTMGDVAVSDGDQDASGKSAMDQNLTATGGQSDQASGQGGKGTGTAGTAKGQVAANGGKTDGKQGDANDQTASTAGQTTGKQANANGQAAAGQDSKQTASVKQSIGIIEPSYLPKDVVKQDITDMKLGEDPAVLLRYKGKYNYSLIEVEPQSKTVSFQPGDIVDLGFTIAVLTGDDKKTLTWTNDGVEFRLTTGDLPVSEMINIATSVQGQSGK
- a CDS encoding undecaprenyl-phosphate glucose phosphotransferase; the protein is MIRQSQRFLTQLYAITDFICIQLVFLFSWWLKFNSGWIPFDGPLPFKHYMLWSFIYGALAIGISYFVNFYTPKRRKQFSFEVFKIVQVHLLSLLLLLSILYIFKEVDVSRSYLFLFLVNNILVISFYRYIIKLSLKNMRQKGYNKQYVLILGAGSLGRKFYTNLKKHPELGYEVVGFLDDYQEKHDASYSHYKPIIGKIDELQTILNKLIVDEVIIALPLDAHRKFGTIINVCEKAGVKALIIPDFYDFLPSRPFFDNFADMPLINVRDIPLDELRNRLLKRAFDIVFSSIAIFITSPVMAFIYIGIKITSPGPVIFKQERVGLNRRRFMMYKFRSMKIMPEGASDTQWTVENDPRRTKFGAFLRKTSLDELPQFFNVLFGHMSVVGPRPERPYFVEQFKEEIPKYMVKHHIRPGITGLAQSNGLRGDTSIEERIKHDIFYIENWTFLFDIKIIWKTIVNGFINKNAY
- the istA gene encoding IS21 family transposase; the protein is MYFSILGMKEQGLKITQIARKLEVSRNTVYKFLEMNPDEFSKYLEQLETRQKKLDGYESSILQWLREYPDLSAAQIHDWLKERFQVQNISEGTVRNYVRDLRKKYNIPKVMQARQYEAVQDPPPGYQLQVDFGETKLRNLQGNLVRLWFMGFVLSHSRHKYVQWLDRPFTTKDVVDMHEEAFAFFGGIPQEIVYDQDHLLLTSENHGDLLFTHEFASYVKQRDFRIRMCRKQDPESKGRIENVVKYVKRNFARHRLFANLDRLNEDCVAWLHRTGNAKIHHTTKKIPAEVYALEKEHLRPVHTKINSLPPSITRTVRKDNTIWYEGNRYSVPLGTYDGTDKQVSIQVTEMGRLAIRDLDSGQLLAEHPLATGNGQLVQNTNHKRDRTKGIAAYIQTVAEAFPDPTAASPFLNEIYNRKPRYIRDQLQLIQRALEPAEPDAVTKALGYCIKHRLYRATDFADAVEHYKRPRPPEIPSEAPLKLLSDQDQSKRKVKPQIREFDAYKAILTGGQR